A section of the Microbacterium sp. MM2322 genome encodes:
- a CDS encoding carbohydrate ABC transporter permease, translating to MTLVTAPPADDTRVRRAPKPKLPWGSPLVYFVALAVIALMLGPVIYIIIGGFRSNSAITVDPAGFPDPWNFGNYIGVVTSGQFWGQVGNSTFVALATTIGAVALGLAASYVIARYTFRGRGVLYALFASGLMFPITVAITPLYIVIRSLGLMNTLPGIILPQIAFALPTTIIILVPFLRAIPDEIQEAASIDGCSRLGFFWRMVLPLAVPGVITVGILAFIGSWNAYLLPLFILNNESQFTLPLGVQAFSSQYSVDTARVLAFTSLSMLPALLFFSLFERRIVGGLTGAVKG from the coding sequence ATGACCCTCGTCACGGCACCGCCCGCCGACGACACCCGCGTCCGCCGCGCGCCGAAACCGAAGCTGCCGTGGGGCTCGCCCCTCGTCTACTTCGTCGCGCTCGCGGTCATCGCGCTCATGCTCGGCCCGGTGATCTACATCATCATCGGCGGCTTCCGCTCCAACTCCGCGATCACGGTCGACCCCGCCGGGTTCCCCGACCCGTGGAACTTCGGCAACTACATCGGCGTCGTCACGAGCGGACAGTTCTGGGGCCAGGTCGGCAACTCGACGTTCGTCGCCCTCGCGACGACGATCGGGGCCGTCGCGCTCGGACTCGCCGCGAGCTACGTCATCGCCCGCTATACGTTCCGAGGACGCGGAGTCCTCTACGCCCTGTTCGCCTCGGGACTGATGTTCCCCATCACCGTCGCGATCACGCCGCTGTACATCGTGATCCGCTCGCTCGGGCTCATGAACACCCTGCCGGGCATCATCCTTCCGCAGATCGCGTTCGCGCTGCCGACGACGATCATCATCCTGGTTCCCTTCCTGCGGGCGATCCCCGACGAGATCCAGGAGGCGGCGTCGATCGACGGATGCAGCCGGCTCGGGTTCTTCTGGCGGATGGTGCTGCCGCTCGCGGTGCCGGGTGTCATCACGGTCGGCATCCTGGCCTTCATCGGCAGTTGGAACGCGTACCTCCTCCCCCTGTTCATCCTCAACAACGAATCGCAGTTCACCCTCCCGCTGGGTGTGCAGGCGTTCTCGTCGCAGTACTCCGTCGACACGGCGCGCGTGCTCGCGTTCACCTCGCTCTCGATGCTCCCCGCACTGCTGTTCTTCAGCCTGTTCGAGCGGCGCATCGTGGGCGGTCTCACCGGAGCCGTGAAGGGCTGA
- a CDS encoding sugar ABC transporter permease produces the protein MSASDTPALAAHAGGGDSSPPARPRSRRRRGLGWSGRLEVLLLAGPAVIFFVGFVILPVLMAAYYGFFRWSGFGPATDFVGLKNYITIFSDPNFQSALLHNAFIVVMSLVLQGPIAIGLALLLNRKMRGQSVIRVLIFVPYVIAEVVVGTGFSLLLSTNGAANGMLDKLGLGGLTQDWLADPGIAIWTLMAILTWKYVGFAVILFLAGLQGIPEELYEAAAIDGASYWQIQRQIALPLLAPTLRIWAFLSIIGALQLFDLVYIIWGQYVSSVAGTNTMAIYMVVTGRNAGNFGYGNAVAVVIFVISLVVALFYQRFVLRRDTAGAITERGVQ, from the coding sequence ATGTCCGCTTCGGACACCCCTGCTCTCGCGGCGCACGCCGGGGGCGGCGACTCGTCGCCCCCGGCACGGCCGCGGTCCCGCCGTCGGCGGGGCCTCGGCTGGTCGGGGCGACTGGAGGTCCTCCTCCTCGCCGGACCCGCCGTGATCTTCTTCGTCGGGTTCGTGATCCTGCCGGTGCTGATGGCCGCGTACTACGGCTTCTTCCGGTGGTCCGGGTTCGGGCCGGCAACCGACTTCGTCGGCTTGAAGAACTACATCACCATCTTCAGCGACCCGAACTTCCAGAGCGCACTGCTGCACAACGCCTTCATCGTCGTCATGTCGCTCGTTCTGCAGGGGCCGATCGCGATCGGGCTGGCGCTGCTGCTCAACCGCAAGATGCGGGGACAGTCCGTCATCCGCGTCCTCATCTTCGTGCCGTACGTCATCGCCGAGGTCGTCGTGGGCACCGGGTTCAGCCTGCTGCTGTCGACCAACGGCGCCGCCAACGGCATGCTCGACAAGCTCGGGCTGGGCGGCCTCACGCAGGACTGGCTCGCTGATCCGGGCATCGCCATCTGGACGCTCATGGCGATCCTGACCTGGAAGTACGTCGGCTTCGCCGTCATCCTCTTCCTCGCGGGACTCCAGGGCATTCCCGAGGAGCTCTACGAGGCGGCCGCCATCGACGGCGCGTCGTACTGGCAGATCCAGCGCCAGATCGCGCTGCCGCTGCTGGCACCGACCCTCCGCATCTGGGCGTTCCTGTCGATCATCGGCGCGCTGCAGCTGTTCGACCTCGTCTACATCATCTGGGGTCAGTACGTCTCGTCGGTCGCCGGCACCAACACCATGGCCATCTACATGGTCGTCACCGGCCGCAACGCCGGCAACTTCGGCTACGGCAACGCCGTCGCGGTCGTCATCTTCGTCATCTCGCTCGTCGTCGCGCTGTTCTACCAGCGCTTCGTGCTCCGCCGCGACACGGCAGGCGCCATCACAGAGAGGGGCGTGCAGTGA
- a CDS encoding extracellular solute-binding protein, producing MRTRRFAAGLAAFAAMTLALSACSGDTGGGSGGGDVEMTLWQNSTTGPGQQFWKDAIAAFEKENTGVTIKMQSVQNEDMDGKLQTALNAGDPPDIFLQRGGGKMTAMVNAGQLMDLTDRISDDVRGEISEGSFAAETYQDKVWAMPLSVLPGGFFYSQDAFDKAGISDTPTTIDDLKSDVESLKGTGIAPIALGAKDAWPAAHWYYFFAIRECSPKVIEATGDSKDFSDECWTRAAQDLVDFNGISPFNEGFLTTAAQQGAGSSAGLVANRKAAMELMGAWDPGVIASLTPDEKPLPDLAWFPFPEISGGDGEPGSMMGGVDGYSCSAQAPKECADFLNFIAGSEQQTKYYEAFQSPPVNSVAQKAVTEPYLQQILEAYNSAPFVSQWLDTVLGQNVGNALNVAVVDMLAGGSDPQKFIAAVNAAGAQG from the coding sequence ATGAGGACCAGACGGTTCGCAGCGGGGCTCGCGGCATTCGCCGCGATGACACTCGCGCTCAGCGCATGTTCGGGCGACACGGGTGGCGGCAGTGGCGGCGGCGACGTCGAGATGACGCTGTGGCAGAACTCGACCACCGGCCCCGGTCAGCAGTTCTGGAAGGACGCCATCGCGGCCTTCGAGAAGGAGAACACCGGCGTCACGATCAAGATGCAGTCCGTCCAGAACGAGGACATGGACGGCAAGCTGCAGACCGCTCTCAACGCGGGCGACCCGCCCGACATCTTCCTCCAGCGCGGCGGCGGCAAGATGACCGCGATGGTCAACGCCGGCCAGCTGATGGACCTGACGGACCGCATCTCCGATGATGTCCGCGGCGAGATCTCCGAAGGCTCCTTCGCGGCCGAGACCTACCAGGACAAGGTCTGGGCGATGCCGCTCTCGGTGCTCCCGGGCGGCTTCTTCTACAGCCAGGACGCCTTCGACAAGGCGGGCATCTCCGACACCCCCACGACGATCGACGACCTCAAGAGCGACGTCGAGTCGCTGAAGGGCACCGGCATCGCACCCATCGCCCTCGGCGCGAAGGACGCGTGGCCCGCTGCGCACTGGTACTACTTCTTCGCCATCCGCGAGTGCAGCCCGAAGGTGATCGAGGCGACCGGCGATTCGAAGGACTTCAGCGACGAGTGCTGGACGCGCGCAGCTCAAGACCTCGTCGACTTCAACGGCATCTCGCCGTTCAACGAGGGCTTCCTCACGACCGCCGCCCAGCAGGGCGCCGGCAGCTCCGCCGGCCTCGTCGCCAACCGCAAGGCCGCGATGGAGCTCATGGGTGCGTGGGACCCGGGAGTGATCGCGTCGCTGACGCCGGATGAGAAGCCCCTCCCCGACCTCGCCTGGTTCCCGTTCCCCGAGATCTCGGGCGGCGACGGCGAGCCCGGATCGATGATGGGCGGAGTCGACGGCTACTCCTGCTCCGCGCAGGCACCGAAGGAGTGCGCCGACTTCCTGAACTTCATCGCGGGCTCCGAGCAGCAGACGAAGTACTACGAGGCGTTCCAGTCGCCGCCGGTCAACTCCGTCGCGCAGAAGGCGGTCACCGAGCCGTACCTGCAGCAGATCCTCGAGGCGTACAACAGCGCCCCGTTCGTCTCGCAGTGGCTCGACACCGTCCTCGGCCAGAACGTCGGCAATGCGCTGAACGTCGCGGTCGTCGACATGCTCGCCGGTGGCAGCGACCCGCAGAAGTTCATCGCCGCTGTCAACGCCGCAGGCGCGCAGGGCTGA
- a CDS encoding LacI family DNA-binding transcriptional regulator has protein sequence MSLTSNVFENVFHGATLRAMRRRTTIHDVAAAAGVSVATVSKAVNGRYGVAPATVQRVLAAVQDLGYESSLVASSMRARRTGVVGVLVADFEPFSAEVLKGVGAALRDSRLDLLAYSGSRAVSSDGWERRSLSRLSGTLVDGVIMVTPTVVNVTADVPVVAIDPHTGPADLPMVESDSFAGARHAVAYLVSLGHRRIGFVAGRPDLRSSMLREGGYRRALEDARIPFDPDLVGVGRYVEDIAREAATRLLRRPDRPTAVFAANDISALTVIRVAHEHGLSVPEDLSVVGFDDVPDASQSVPALTTVRQPMQRLGAEAVTMLLEFMGGGIPAVTHLRLPTALIPRATTAPPRSD, from the coding sequence TTGTCGCTCACGTCAAACGTTTTCGAAAATGTTTTCCATGGGGCTACGCTTCGAGCCATGCGAAGGCGCACCACGATCCACGATGTCGCCGCGGCGGCGGGCGTTTCGGTCGCCACGGTGTCAAAAGCCGTCAACGGGCGCTACGGCGTCGCGCCCGCCACGGTGCAGCGCGTGCTCGCCGCGGTGCAGGACCTCGGCTACGAATCGAGCCTCGTCGCGAGCAGCATGCGCGCGCGCCGCACGGGCGTCGTCGGCGTCCTCGTGGCCGATTTCGAACCGTTCTCAGCCGAGGTGCTGAAGGGCGTGGGCGCCGCGCTCCGGGACTCCCGGCTCGACCTGCTCGCCTACAGCGGATCGCGGGCGGTCTCGAGCGACGGCTGGGAACGGCGCTCCCTGAGCCGCCTGAGCGGCACCCTCGTCGACGGCGTGATCATGGTCACCCCCACGGTCGTCAACGTCACGGCCGACGTGCCCGTCGTCGCGATCGATCCGCACACGGGCCCCGCCGACCTCCCGATGGTCGAGTCCGACAGCTTCGCGGGAGCCCGCCACGCCGTCGCCTATCTCGTCTCGCTCGGGCACCGCCGCATCGGGTTCGTCGCGGGCCGCCCCGACCTCCGCTCGTCGATGCTCCGCGAAGGCGGGTATCGCCGCGCCCTCGAGGACGCCCGCATCCCGTTCGACCCCGACCTCGTCGGCGTAGGGCGCTACGTCGAGGACATCGCCCGCGAGGCGGCTACTCGACTCCTGCGACGGCCCGACCGGCCGACGGCGGTGTTCGCCGCCAACGACATCTCCGCCCTCACGGTCATCCGGGTCGCGCACGAACACGGGCTCTCGGTGCCGGAGGATCTCTCCGTCGTCGGGTTCGACGACGTCCCGGATGCCTCCCAGTCGGTGCCCGCGCTGACGACCGTCCGCCAGCCCATGCAGCGCCTCGGCGCCGAGGCGGTCACGATGCTGCTCGAGTTCATGGGCGGCGGCATCCCCGCCGTGACGCACCTGCGGCTGCCGACGGCTCTCATCCCGCGGGCGACGACCGCGCCGCCCCGATCGGATTGA
- a CDS encoding GTP pyrophosphokinase family protein translates to MSTPLDEQQITVSASSLRTMRDEFQRFLMEYRFGLQEIETKISILREEFHEMHDYNPIEHVSSRVKSPDSIVEKIQRRGIDPAFDSVRAHITDVAGIRITCSFVNDVYRLFDLLTAQDDITVREVEDYIATPKGNGYKSLHAILEVPVYLSTGRVDVPVEVQFRTIAMDFWASLEHKIYYKYERQVPDHLLGQLKDAADAAAELDARMTRLHQQIRGAASAGPTHLV, encoded by the coding sequence ATGTCCACTCCGCTCGATGAGCAGCAGATCACGGTGTCCGCCTCCTCACTTCGGACCATGCGCGACGAGTTTCAGCGGTTCCTCATGGAGTACCGGTTCGGGCTGCAGGAGATCGAGACGAAGATCTCGATCCTCCGCGAGGAATTCCACGAGATGCACGACTACAACCCGATCGAGCATGTCTCGAGTCGGGTGAAGTCGCCCGACAGCATCGTGGAGAAGATCCAGCGTCGCGGCATCGATCCCGCCTTCGACTCGGTGCGGGCGCACATCACCGACGTGGCCGGCATCCGCATCACCTGCAGTTTCGTGAACGACGTCTACCGCCTGTTCGACCTGCTGACCGCGCAGGACGACATCACCGTGCGCGAGGTCGAGGACTACATCGCGACCCCGAAGGGCAACGGCTACAAGAGCCTCCACGCGATCCTCGAGGTGCCCGTCTACCTCTCGACCGGGCGTGTCGACGTGCCCGTCGAGGTGCAGTTCCGGACGATCGCGATGGACTTCTGGGCGAGCCTCGAGCACAAGATCTATTACAAGTACGAGCGCCAGGTTCCCGACCACCTGCTGGGTCAGTTGAAGGATGCCGCCGATGCCGCCGCCGAGCTCGACGCCCGCATGACGCGCCTGCACCAGCAGATCCGCGGCGCTGCCTCCGCCGGACCGACGCACCTCGTCTGA
- a CDS encoding glutaminase: protein MTDASTTTGLLRAARERLAGSPRERLGEWTQGRRILGIGRTPRIVPVADAWHVGALLIGDDRVFATGEVLRARQDAIRGYTAEAQRARFERASAAFRGGFAEGEVLHLGWTEMDAAAVDRGESTGILSLVNGVPHVAWSATGPPRPLADYLDDMLSLR, encoded by the coding sequence GTGACGGATGCCTCGACGACCACCGGCCTGCTGCGGGCGGCGCGCGAGCGTCTGGCGGGTTCGCCGCGCGAGCGGCTCGGGGAGTGGACGCAGGGGCGCCGCATCCTGGGCATCGGCCGGACGCCGCGGATCGTTCCGGTCGCGGACGCCTGGCACGTGGGCGCGCTGCTGATCGGTGACGACCGTGTCTTCGCGACCGGCGAGGTGCTCCGCGCGCGCCAGGATGCGATCCGCGGGTACACCGCCGAAGCGCAGCGCGCGCGCTTCGAACGCGCCAGCGCCGCCTTCCGAGGCGGTTTCGCCGAGGGCGAGGTGCTGCACCTGGGCTGGACCGAGATGGATGCCGCGGCCGTCGACCGCGGCGAGAGCACCGGCATCCTGTCTCTGGTGAACGGCGTGCCGCACGTGGCGTGGAGCGCGACCGGTCCGCCGAGGCCGCTCGCCGACTACCTCGACGACATGCTGTCGCTGCGCTGA
- the glgX gene encoding glycogen debranching protein GlgX, translated as MQVWPGSAYPLGATFDGNGTNFALFSECAEKVELCLFDESGEETRVELIDVDAFVWHAYLPSVQPGQRYGYRVHGPYDPENGQRFNPNKLLLDPYAKAVDGQVEWDQSVFSYTFGDPDSTNDDDSAAAMMKGVVVNPYFDWQGDRQPKTPYAESVIYEAHVKGLTMTHPDIPEDIRGTYSAIAHPVIIEHLKKIGVTALELMPVHQFVNDSTLQEKDLSNYWGYNTIAFFAPQNTYSAAGGVGQQVQEFKAMVRALHAAGIEVILDVVYNHTAEGNHMGPTLSMRGIDNLAYYRLEDDDKRYYTDYTGTGNSLNVGNPHTLQLIMDSLRYWVLEMHVDGFRFDLASTLAREFYDVDRLSAFFELVQQDPIVSQVKLIAEPWDIGPGGYQVGNFPPQWTEWNGKYRDTVRDFWRGEPATLGEFALRLTGSADLYEQDGRWPVASINFVTAHDGFTLRDLVSYNEKHNEANGEDNNDGESHNRSYNHGVEGPTDDSDILRVRARQQRNFLATMLLSQGVPMISHGDELGRTQHGNNNGYAQDNELTWIDWTSIDQPLIEFTSVLSRLRRDHPTFRRRRFFDGRPVRREEGAPLPDIAWIRPDGSAMQPEDWDSGFGRAVGVFLNGDGIRERDRRGEEIHDRHFFVFFNASDEAIDFTIPTATASPRWEVIVDTAGGVDEIPIVDPGGTVTVGGRALVVLRDHEQETVEVDSSVAASLSAMTGAIDVPGLSQQSELPHS; from the coding sequence ATGCAGGTTTGGCCCGGTTCCGCTTACCCCTTGGGAGCGACCTTCGACGGCAACGGGACGAACTTCGCCCTGTTCAGCGAGTGCGCCGAGAAAGTCGAGCTCTGCCTGTTCGACGAGAGCGGCGAGGAGACGCGCGTCGAACTCATCGACGTCGACGCCTTCGTCTGGCACGCCTACCTGCCGTCGGTGCAGCCGGGGCAGCGCTACGGCTACCGCGTGCACGGGCCGTACGACCCTGAGAACGGTCAGCGGTTCAACCCGAACAAGCTCCTCCTCGACCCTTACGCGAAGGCCGTCGACGGTCAGGTCGAGTGGGACCAGTCGGTCTTCAGCTATACGTTCGGCGACCCCGACTCGACCAACGACGACGACTCGGCCGCGGCCATGATGAAGGGCGTCGTCGTCAACCCGTACTTCGACTGGCAGGGAGACCGCCAGCCGAAGACGCCGTACGCCGAGAGCGTCATCTACGAAGCCCACGTGAAGGGCCTCACGATGACGCACCCCGACATCCCCGAGGACATCCGCGGCACCTACAGCGCCATCGCGCACCCGGTGATCATCGAGCACCTCAAGAAGATCGGCGTCACGGCGCTCGAGCTCATGCCGGTGCACCAGTTCGTGAACGACTCGACGCTCCAGGAGAAGGACCTCTCCAACTACTGGGGCTACAACACGATCGCCTTCTTCGCGCCGCAGAACACCTACTCGGCAGCCGGCGGCGTCGGCCAGCAGGTGCAGGAGTTCAAGGCGATGGTGCGCGCGCTCCACGCCGCGGGCATCGAGGTCATCCTCGACGTCGTCTACAACCACACCGCCGAGGGCAACCACATGGGTCCGACGCTGTCGATGCGCGGCATCGACAACCTCGCCTACTACCGGCTCGAAGACGACGACAAGCGCTACTACACCGACTACACCGGCACCGGCAACAGCCTCAACGTCGGCAACCCGCACACGCTGCAGCTCATCATGGACTCGCTGCGCTACTGGGTGCTCGAAATGCACGTCGACGGCTTCCGCTTCGACCTCGCCTCGACCCTTGCGCGCGAGTTCTACGACGTCGACCGCCTGTCGGCGTTCTTCGAGCTCGTGCAGCAGGACCCGATCGTCAGCCAGGTCAAGCTGATCGCCGAGCCCTGGGACATCGGCCCCGGCGGCTACCAGGTCGGCAACTTCCCCCCGCAGTGGACGGAGTGGAACGGCAAGTACCGCGACACCGTCCGCGACTTCTGGCGCGGGGAGCCCGCGACGCTCGGCGAGTTCGCGCTGCGGCTCACCGGGTCGGCCGATCTCTACGAGCAGGACGGTCGGTGGCCGGTGGCATCCATCAACTTCGTCACCGCGCACGACGGTTTCACCCTCCGCGACCTCGTGTCGTACAACGAGAAGCACAACGAGGCCAACGGCGAGGACAACAACGACGGCGAATCGCACAACCGTTCGTACAACCACGGCGTCGAGGGACCGACCGACGACTCCGACATCCTGCGGGTGCGCGCACGTCAGCAGCGGAACTTCCTCGCGACGATGCTGCTGAGCCAGGGCGTGCCGATGATCTCGCACGGTGACGAGCTCGGTCGCACGCAGCACGGCAACAACAACGGCTACGCGCAGGACAACGAGCTCACCTGGATCGACTGGACCTCCATCGACCAGCCGCTCATCGAGTTCACCTCGGTGCTGTCCCGCCTCCGCCGCGACCACCCGACGTTCCGTCGTCGGCGTTTCTTCGACGGGCGACCGGTGCGCCGCGAAGAGGGGGCTCCGCTTCCCGACATCGCGTGGATCCGTCCGGACGGTTCGGCGATGCAGCCCGAGGACTGGGATTCCGGTTTCGGCCGCGCGGTGGGTGTCTTCCTCAACGGTGACGGCATCCGCGAACGCGACCGCCGCGGCGAGGAGATCCACGACCGCCACTTCTTCGTGTTCTTCAACGCGAGCGACGAGGCGATCGACTTCACCATCCCCACGGCCACCGCCAGCCCGCGCTGGGAGGTCATCGTCGACACGGCAGGCGGCGTCGACGAGATCCCCATCGTCGATCCCGGCGGCACGGTCACGGTCGGCGGCCGGGCGCTCGTCGTCCTGCGGGACCATGAGCAGGAGACGGTCGAAGTCGATTCTTCGGTCGCCGCATCCCTCTCCGCGATGACCGGGGCGATCGACGTCCCCGGACTGTCCCAGCAGAGCGAGCTCCCGCACTCATGA
- the treY gene encoding malto-oligosyltrehalose synthase has product MTDVQKAPRSTYRLQIRAGFDLDAAAELTDYLRDLGVDWAYLSPILAATSGSDHGYDVVDPTVVDPERGGPEGLTRFAAAARAAGLGILIDIVPNHQGVSDPRANPWWWDVLRQGQASPHAAAFDVNWALGGRLRLPVLGSELDAAIEAGEITIDADAGVVRYFDHEFPLAEGSAGGDVRDVLDRQHYELLFWRRGDAELNYRRFFAVTTLAGVRVEDPAVFEASHVEIARWIREGLADGLRVDHPDGLADPGGYLDLLADATGGAYVLVEKILEHGEELPSWWATEGTTGYDAMAVLDRVLIDPAGEQGLTALDTQLRGGRDADYADMMHEAKLSWATDGLHAEVLRLAALVPSGERGGASDEQWLDALAELLTVFPVYRAYLPAGADHLDDAVALASARRPELADAFAAIAARLVAGPESEFTRRFMQSTGPVMAKGVEDTTFYRYTRLGTLTEVGGDPTEWAVDVDGFHAASAHRQASWPAAMTSLSTHDTKRSEDVRTRLSVLAEIPARWSEVLGELREVASTGDGPFDNLLWQAIVGAWPASRERLHAYAEKASREAGNSTTWSDPDEAFEEKMHALVDAAFGDARAIVEGFVDEITPLGRANSLSLKLLQLAGPGVPDVYQGTELWDHSLVDPDNRREVDFAERRRLLARLDEGWMPPVDASGAAKLLVVSRALRVKRDHPELFTRYTPLTVVGEAADHAIAFDRGGVVAVATRLPTGLAERGGWGDTEVLTHVGPTVDVLTGRRFDGGRLRLADLLDTYPVALLAPAGVIEGNAS; this is encoded by the coding sequence ATGACCGACGTCCAGAAGGCTCCGCGTTCCACGTATCGGCTGCAGATCCGGGCCGGATTCGACCTGGATGCCGCAGCCGAACTGACCGACTACCTGCGCGACCTGGGCGTGGACTGGGCTTACTTGTCCCCGATCCTCGCGGCGACGAGCGGGTCCGACCACGGCTACGACGTGGTCGACCCGACCGTCGTCGACCCGGAGCGCGGCGGCCCCGAGGGGCTGACGCGGTTCGCGGCGGCGGCCCGGGCGGCGGGGCTCGGCATCCTCATCGACATCGTCCCGAACCATCAGGGGGTCTCGGATCCGCGGGCGAACCCGTGGTGGTGGGACGTCCTCCGTCAGGGGCAGGCCTCGCCGCACGCGGCGGCGTTCGATGTGAACTGGGCGCTCGGTGGGCGGCTGCGTCTGCCGGTGCTGGGGTCGGAGCTCGACGCGGCGATCGAGGCGGGCGAGATCACGATCGACGCCGACGCGGGTGTCGTCCGGTACTTCGACCACGAGTTCCCGCTCGCAGAGGGGTCAGCCGGGGGCGACGTCCGCGACGTGCTCGACCGGCAGCATTACGAGCTGCTGTTCTGGCGCCGGGGCGACGCGGAGCTCAACTACCGGCGCTTCTTCGCCGTGACGACGCTCGCCGGCGTCCGGGTCGAGGACCCGGCCGTCTTCGAGGCGAGCCACGTCGAGATTGCGCGCTGGATCCGCGAAGGTCTCGCCGACGGGCTGCGGGTGGACCACCCGGACGGCCTCGCCGACCCGGGAGGCTACCTCGACCTGTTGGCGGATGCCACGGGCGGCGCGTACGTGCTCGTCGAGAAGATCCTCGAGCACGGCGAAGAGCTGCCCTCGTGGTGGGCGACCGAGGGCACGACCGGGTACGACGCGATGGCCGTCCTCGACCGCGTGCTCATCGACCCGGCCGGCGAGCAGGGACTGACCGCCCTCGACACGCAGCTGCGCGGCGGTCGGGATGCCGACTACGCCGACATGATGCACGAGGCCAAGCTGTCGTGGGCGACCGACGGTCTCCATGCCGAGGTGCTGCGCCTCGCCGCTCTCGTCCCCTCGGGCGAGCGTGGCGGAGCCTCCGACGAGCAGTGGCTCGACGCGCTCGCCGAGCTCCTCACGGTGTTCCCGGTCTACCGCGCCTACCTTCCGGCCGGTGCCGACCACCTCGATGACGCGGTAGCGCTGGCGTCCGCGCGGCGTCCCGAGCTCGCCGATGCGTTCGCTGCGATTGCGGCCCGCTTGGTCGCCGGACCCGAGAGCGAGTTCACGCGGCGCTTCATGCAGTCGACCGGTCCGGTCATGGCGAAGGGCGTCGAGGACACGACGTTCTACCGCTACACCCGGCTGGGCACGCTCACCGAGGTGGGCGGCGACCCGACGGAGTGGGCGGTCGACGTCGACGGGTTCCATGCGGCATCCGCTCATCGTCAGGCCTCGTGGCCGGCGGCGATGACGTCGCTGTCGACCCACGACACGAAGCGCAGTGAGGACGTCCGGACTCGGTTGTCGGTGCTCGCCGAGATCCCCGCCCGATGGTCCGAGGTGCTCGGCGAGCTTCGCGAGGTCGCGTCGACCGGTGACGGCCCGTTCGACAACCTGCTCTGGCAGGCGATCGTCGGCGCGTGGCCCGCGAGTCGCGAGCGGCTGCACGCGTACGCCGAGAAGGCGTCGCGCGAGGCCGGCAACAGCACGACGTGGTCTGACCCCGACGAGGCGTTCGAAGAGAAGATGCACGCCCTCGTCGACGCCGCCTTCGGCGACGCGCGCGCGATCGTCGAGGGCTTCGTCGACGAGATCACCCCGCTCGGCCGCGCCAACTCGCTGTCGCTCAAGCTGCTGCAGCTCGCGGGTCCCGGAGTTCCCGACGTCTACCAGGGCACCGAGCTGTGGGACCACTCGCTCGTCGACCCCGACAACCGTCGCGAGGTCGACTTCGCCGAGCGTCGCCGCCTGCTCGCTCGGCTCGACGAGGGGTGGATGCCGCCCGTCGACGCGTCAGGCGCGGCCAAGCTGCTCGTGGTGTCCCGGGCGCTGCGCGTGAAGCGAGACCATCCCGAGCTGTTCACGCGGTACACGCCGCTGACCGTTGTCGGGGAGGCCGCCGACCACGCGATCGCGTTCGACCGCGGCGGTGTCGTCGCCGTGGCGACGCGCCTGCCCACGGGACTCGCCGAGCGCGGCGGGTGGGGCGACACCGAGGTCCTGACGCATGTGGGCCCGACGGTCGACGTGCTGACCGGGCGCCGTTTCGACGGCGGGCGCCTCCGTCTCGCCGACCTGCTGGACACCTATCCCGTCGCGCTGCTCGCGCCGGCGGGCGTCATCGAGGGGAATGCATCGTGA